Below is a window of Apis mellifera strain DH4 linkage group LG15, Amel_HAv3.1, whole genome shotgun sequence DNA.
ttttataacatctttcaatatatttgtgGACGCTGTCATTAATGGTagctgtaaaaattatttttaataaattatttataactaaatattattttaaatgttataataaatacttacatccaattttttacaacaaaataAGTCAATAGttgtaaatataagaataagtaaaaatgcaggtgtatatgttttaataatttctccttTAGACCAATAATCTACTGCATAACCAGCTAAAAAAGCTGAAATTCCAAAACCTATAGTTCCCCAAACACGTTGTCTACCATATCCCATTTGACCATTTTCACCTGGAAAATGAATAACAATAAACTAagactaaattatttatatttattattaataattttaaataaaaaaagataaaattacataatacctaatatatcaaaacaaaTTGCATCACTCATACAATTGCTTACATTGAAACCAATATTACCAAGAgacattaataaaacaaaactcCAAAAAGTTATAGatgtatataaacaataactatcttcaaatttatcacAGGTAacattgcaattattattttcggaaCAATATGaactatttttatcaattaaacatGTGGAATttgagttaaaatttatttcctcaTTAATTGcttgaaattgtattaatagagagaaatttttatttgtacaagTCCAATGGCACATAGCATTCTTTACTCCCATACATAAATATGGCTTAGAAAtatcctaaaataaaaaagttaaaaaatgtttaatttttaatttgtataaataatttaattatataattatataataatattttaattatataattttttgtaattaaaataaaaaattacttgtgGTGtacaatatgataataaatcacaggatacattattaatactaTGATCTGGAAAAATTGGACCTGGAAGCACTGATAAAAAGTACATACAAATATAACAACTACTTGTTgctgttaataatataataaaaattgtttttctccaagaataaaaataatccacaAGAAAGCCAAAAGTTGGTttagcaattaaaaataaaattggtaaAATAGCTGTAATGCTACCCATAATTAATGCAGAAATACCAAGTTGTTTGCCATATACTGgtaaaaatggaagaattgGACCCAttgctataattaaaaataatatgagaataatacaataaaaaatatatatttaaacttaattattaatacttacCAGCcataaaaaagaagtaatgTGCCTTAATAggcaattgtatataatttaacttcattctttataattttatttttataattataatagtaataaagagatattaagaaaaaatttttttaaatatttaaatttagacaAAACAATGTACTTAAATTCAACACTGTTTCctgcaattaaaatatattaatataattaattaaaaacaatttattatctgaaaataataaatgtattaataaaaatattgtgtattaataaatataaatttattaagataatatgATAGAGGAAGAAAACAGATATGTTATCATACATagatatagtttaaaaatataatattaaatttgaataaaaaatatataatattatattttataacatatatttttccaaaattgttcaaattttgaaattttaaataaaaatgtaacaaaataattctaatattttaaataaaattcgttttttaaatgattttttgtttattttaaataaataacgacgTAATAAATACCATTTTtagattctatttatattcatagtttatattcattttaaaattaatataagttgttttttttataataaaaaagattattatttacaaataaatatattataataaaattaatactatataaacttaataacaatatttgtttatgtttcatgatttttatattgttcataTTGTAGAAACAAAATGAACtgtcaattttttgaaaatcatagtgattttaaaaataaattacaagtatTTGATACTTCACATGCACATAGCTATACTAGCGCTCCAGTTATGTAGTGGTAATATTTCGAGATACAAGATAATCTTCTTACGTATgctatttaattcttaa
It encodes the following:
- the LOC412430 gene encoding major facilitator superfamily domain-containing protein 6 isoform X1 → MKLNYIQLPIKAHYFFFMAAMGPILPFLPVYGKQLGISALIMGSITAILPILFLIAKPTFGFLVDYFYSWRKTIFIILLTATSSCYICMYFLSVLPGPIFPDHSINNVSCDLLSYCTPQDISKPYLCMGVKNAMCHWTCTNKNFSLLIQFQAINEEINFNSNSTCLIDKNSSYCSENNNCNVTCDKFEDSYCLYTSITFWSFVLLMSLGNIGFNVSNCMSDAICFDILGENGQMGYGRQRVWGTIGFGISAFLAGYAVDYWSKGEIIKTYTPAFLLILIFTTIDLFCCKKLDLPLMTASTNILKDVIKLLKLKSIIIFLCFATIAGILDSFIIYFLFWYLEDLAMTTNCMSKIKLIEGLIVAAETLGGEVIFFSFSGKILKKLGFGYTFTFCFICYALRLGLISLASNPWWVIPIELFMQGPTYALCYTTIVAYASKIAPPGTSATIQGIVAGMDDGFGFAIGSLIGGILYKLFGGVTTLRIFSSIAAITAFIYFILYLKYLKDMIPDTKNNIEWKTPEEAGKKCTIAES
- the LOC412430 gene encoding major facilitator superfamily domain-containing protein 6-A isoform X2, translated to MKLNYIQLPIKAHYFFFMAAMGPILPFLPVYGKQLGISALIMVLPGPIFPDHSINNVSCDLLSYCTPQDISKPYLCMGVKNAMCHWTCTNKNFSLLIQFQAINEEINFNSNSTCLIDKNSSYCSENNNCNVTCDKFEDSYCLYTSITFWSFVLLMSLGNIGFNVSNCMSDAICFDILGENGQMGYGRQRVWGTIGFGISAFLAGYAVDYWSKGEIIKTYTPAFLLILIFTTIDLFCCKKLDLPLMTASTNILKDVIKLLKLKSIIIFLCFATIAGILDSFIIYFLFWYLEDLAMTTNCMSKIKLIEGLIVAAETLGGEVIFFSFSGKILKKLGFGYTFTFCFICYALRLGLISLASNPWWVIPIELFMQGPTYALCYTTIVAYASKIAPPGTSATIQGIVAGMDDGFGFAIGSLIGGILYKLFGGVTTLRIFSSIAAITAFIYFILYLKYLKDMIPDTKNNIEWKTPEEAGKKCTIAES